The DNA region ATGCCTATGTGTTCCATTTTCCAGTAAACAATTCCTGCTTTTACAAGTGGGCTCAAAAAATACAAGACCAATCCTATTAAAACCTGGGTGTGAACAAATATTAAGGTAAAGAGATTGATTTTTCTGTTTCCTTCTGTATATGGCTTTTTACCCAACCACCCCGAAATGGCTTGTACAAGTGCAATTACCAATAAAATTAAAACCAGGTAACGCCAGCCTGAATGTGCGCTTTTTAGAATCTGATACATAATCGTTTTTCTTTCAAACTTAACCAATTACTTTCTGATTCATTAAAAAGCAGAAATAGCAACTGATATTTAAAATCATTCCAAATTAGAAAGATAAAACGATTTGCCTGTTATCGGCTGGCGGCAAAAGCGGTATCCAGTTCAGTAATTTTAGTTTTAACAGCAGCCAGTCCTTCGATTTTAACCTGGCTCATCCTGCCTTTGAACAGATTATGATCAGCAGCCGTCCCCTTTAACTTAAGAGATGAATTGCCTTCTACATAAGTATATAAACTTCCAATATTACCTATCACATCAGCCTTTGCTGTATCTTTTAGAAATACCTGCAGCACACTTAATGAGAATTTACCTTTAGTAGTTACAGAAGCTGCATTCGAAGCGTCAATTCTTTGCAGGTCTTTCATGTATACTACCATGTGCAATGGCTCATCTTCGTTAGAACTGATGAAAAGTTTATCTCCTTTTGCTTCTATACGGGTTACTGCTTTATCATACTTTCCATATACAACAACACCTTGCTTGTTGGACTGAATAACTTCTACCTGCACATTCCCTTTAACCACCACTTTATTGAAGTTGATTCGTTGCTGTAGGTTCAGCTCAGTACGTATTGGCCCTGCCGCATTAGCACTTAATGCTGAAGTTGATAAAACGATTGCTGTTAATGCTGTTGCGAATAATGCTTTTACTGAAGTTTTCATATTTGTAAGGCTTTTAAGTTTTTTTTAATTTGTTTCCTAATAAGTCTCCCCAAATCCTAAAACGTTACAGCTATTTTTCTCCTTTTATGCGAGTCTGTAAATACGTTCGACGAACGCCTTAAATTTTTCGACCAACCAGATCCATCTTTTTAAAACCAAACCAGCTACCTGGTGTTATTTGTCTATACTTATAAAAAACATATTATGGATAAATTGGAAATTAAAGGGGCCTGGAACGAGCTCAAAGGAAAAATAAAGCAGGCTTATGCAGATCTTACTGATGATGACCTGAAGTATGAGGAGGGAAAAGACGATGAAATGCTGGGAAAACTGCAGCAAAAAACCGGAAAAACCCGCGACGAGCTGGTCAAATGGATCAATGGTCTGTAAACAAAAAATGCCTGTTCCAAAAAAACAGGCATTTTTGTTTTAGCTCATCTTCATCACGTATTTGTCGATGCCTTTGGCAAAGCCATCAGGAACAACGGCTATAGTTCGAAAGCCTCTTTTCAGATAAAAGCCCTCCGTATGCTGAGAAGTATCTATTTTATAAATTTTGCCAGGATATATTTCCTTTAACAGATTGATCCTATATTCCGTCAGCAGTTTACCTATTCCGTTTTTATGCTCTGCAATGTGTACCATACCCCAGGATAAGCCTGCCTCGTCAGTTTCAGTATCCAGAAAAATCCCTCCGCAGGCAACGATTTTCCTATTCTTTTCAACTACATAATAATTGTCTTCAATATCATTATCCAGGAAATCGACAAAAAGCGGCAGTTCCTCTGGCGCAAAGAATCTGGGCATATTGCTTTCAAAAAGTGCTACACATTTTTCCTTGAATAAAGGCTTGTATTTTAATATCTCCATATGCTAATGATTGTACATCGCAAATTACGACAATAAACATAACCTCATGGCAACAGAAAAAACCCTTATACCACAATTACCTCACCCAAATAAACCGAAGTACTTACAGCATTGCTGTAACCCTTCCTAAAAATCGTGATAAAAAATACTTTATGGCTATGACAGTCCGTTGTATATCCCTGCAACCGCAACCTTTGACATCGAAAATGAGCAAGTTGAAACAATTTTATCCCCCTATCCAATAACAACCCGATATTTTTGCTCATAAAAAGATAAGCTTTCATTTTTCGAGATAAACTGTTTTGCAAAATATCTACTTTTTAACTCGCCATAACTCTTGGCACATAGAAAGAGAACACAGCACCGTCTAGATTATATATTATAAGGTTTTCCTTACAACATTGTAAAAAAGCTGGAAATTATACTCGGTATGAAACCCGGTTAATTGAGCAATCTTTGTTAAAAGGCCAACAGAGTTATATGCGGAACTGGACAAGTGGTTGTATGCTTTTAAACACTTAACAGAATTCAAAGAAAGACCTGAATATTTAAGCGGCCCGGAATTTAATCAGTTTTTTAACCTGGCCAAATACGCCGATTTAACACCGGAGGAAAGAGTGATGTATAACAGAAGTTTAAAACACAAGTGGGACAATAAGAATGTGATGGATTACCCCGTGGCACAGGCGGAGCTCAGGAGCAAAACCGAGGAAGAAGCCAAGGGTCGCCATGATGAAGCCCTTGAAATCACTACAGCATTAAAAAGTAAGAAAATTGCCATCGAAGTTATTGCCGAAGCAACTGGCCTTAGTGTGGAAGAAATCGAGGCGCTATAAGCAAAATGTATTTGGAAAACGCCAAAACCTGGAATGGATATTTCGGGCTTTTTATTTTTAACTTCTTTACAAAAACTGCACCAAACCTACCACCAGCCCCGACGGGGCCGAAACCGCAATTTGCCGTAACCACCCATCTAGATTGTCGTTATTCCCCCTTTTACATCTGAATAATGTAGCTGATCTTTGATCAGATCATAAAAACAAAATCTTATGGCAGTAGAAAAAACAAAGGCAAGCACCGTAGACCAGTACATTGCCAATTTCCCCGAAAACATACAATCCAGGCTAACCCAGATCAGGCAGGCCATTAAGGCCGCAGCTCCCGACGCTGAAGAACTGATCAGCTACAGCATTCCCGCTTTCAAAAAGCATGGCATGCTCATTTTTTATTCGGCTTATACCAACCATATCTCCATTTCTATCCCTCCATCACCGGTATACGAAGTGTTTAAAAAAGAGCTCTCTGTTTACAAAACAAGCAAGTCTGCCATACAGATACCGAATGATAGCCCCCTGCCACTCGAATTGATCGCTGAAATGACAAAATTCAGGGTAAAGGAAGACGCAGAAATTGCCGCCGAAAAGGCCAGGAAAAAGGTTCAACAATAATATCAGATAAAATGTTATATCATTAACCAATAAATTAAATGCTATGGAAAAGCTGGAATACAAAATCTCTATCAACGCACCTGCAGAAAAAGTATGGAATACACTTTGGGAAGATAAAACCTATCGTCAGTGGACAACCCCCTTTAGCGAAGGATCAAGTGCTGAAACAGATTGGAAAAAAGGCAGCAGGATTGTATTTGGGGATTCAAGTGGCAACGGCATGATATCAAGGGTGGCCGATAACATCCCCAATAAGTTCATGTCTATAGAACATCTGGGTATGCTTAAAGATGGCACCGAAGATTTCGACAGTGATGAGGTAAAATCATGGGCTGGGGCAATGGAAAACTATACTCTTGAAGAAAAAAACGGGAATACTGAACTGTCTGTGTTAACAGAAATTACCGAAGAATATAAAGAAATGTTTGCTGAAATGTGGCCTAAAGCTTTAGATAAGTTAAAGGCTTTATCCGAAAATTAGCGGGGTACACTTTAACGTAAAAAATAAGTGATAAGCGGGTTTAATCAATTTTTTATAATAGATTTAGGTGTTATCATCTAAATTCTTTTATGAAGAAAATCCTGCTTCTCTTTGCCGGGGTATTTGTTGGGACAAGCCTGTTTGCCCAGCAAACCTATCCGGTTAATGGCACCTATGACATCAGGCAAGGCCTCTATGCATTTACCAATGCCAATATTGTAGTTAGTACCCGTAAAACCATAAGTAATGGAACTTTATTGATTAAAGGCCAAACGATACAGGCT from Pedobacter africanus includes:
- a CDS encoding cytochrome B; its protein translation is MYQILKSAHSGWRYLVLILLVIALVQAISGWLGKKPYTEGNRKINLFTLIFVHTQVLIGLVLYFLSPLVKAGIVYWKMEHIGMMIFAAILVTIGNARSKKGNDPAARHRAVALYFGLALVLIIAAILRMTMVDPSRSFFGIS
- a CDS encoding GIN domain-containing protein; translation: MKTSVKALFATALTAIVLSTSALSANAAGPIRTELNLQQRINFNKVVVKGNVQVEVIQSNKQGVVVYGKYDKAVTRIEAKGDKLFISSNEDEPLHMVVYMKDLQRIDASNAASVTTKGKFSLSVLQVFLKDTAKADVIGNIGSLYTYVEGNSSLKLKGTAADHNLFKGRMSQVKIEGLAAVKTKITELDTAFAASR
- a CDS encoding CsbD family protein, translating into MDKLEIKGAWNELKGKIKQAYADLTDDDLKYEEGKDDEMLGKLQQKTGKTRDELVKWINGL
- a CDS encoding GNAT family N-acetyltransferase, yielding MEILKYKPLFKEKCVALFESNMPRFFAPEELPLFVDFLDNDIEDNYYVVEKNRKIVACGGIFLDTETDEAGLSWGMVHIAEHKNGIGKLLTEYRINLLKEIYPGKIYKIDTSQHTEGFYLKRGFRTIAVVPDGFAKGIDKYVMKMS
- a CDS encoding PD-(D/E)XK nuclease family transposase, translating into MYAFKHLTEFKERPEYLSGPEFNQFFNLAKYADLTPEERVMYNRSLKHKWDNKNVMDYPVAQAELRSKTEEEAKGRHDEALEITTALKSKKIAIEVIAEATGLSVEEIEAL
- a CDS encoding iron chaperone; translation: MAVEKTKASTVDQYIANFPENIQSRLTQIRQAIKAAAPDAEELISYSIPAFKKHGMLIFYSAYTNHISISIPPSPVYEVFKKELSVYKTSKSAIQIPNDSPLPLELIAEMTKFRVKEDAEIAAEKARKKVQQ
- a CDS encoding SRPBCC domain-containing protein — protein: MEKLEYKISINAPAEKVWNTLWEDKTYRQWTTPFSEGSSAETDWKKGSRIVFGDSSGNGMISRVADNIPNKFMSIEHLGMLKDGTEDFDSDEVKSWAGAMENYTLEEKNGNTELSVLTEITEEYKEMFAEMWPKALDKLKALSEN